A stretch of the Arvicola amphibius chromosome 8, mArvAmp1.2, whole genome shotgun sequence genome encodes the following:
- the Lrfn3 gene encoding leucine-rich repeat and fibronectin type-III domain-containing protein 3, giving the protein MAVLPLLLCLLPLAPASSPPQPATSSPCPRRCRCQTQSLPLSVLCPGAGLLFVPPSLDRRAAELRLADNFIAAVRRRDLANMTGLLHLSLSRNTIRHVAAGAFADLRALRALHLDGNRLTSLGEGQLRGLVNLRHLILSNNQLAALAAGALDDCAETLEDLDLSYNNLEQLPWEALGRLGNVNTLGLDHNLLASVPAGAFSRLHKLARLDMTSNRLTTIPPDPLFSRLPLLARPRGSPASALVLAFGGNPLHCNCELVWLRRLAREDDLEACASPPALGGRYFWAVGEEEFVCEPPVVTHRSPPLAVPAGRPAALRCRAVGDPEPRVRWVSPQGRLLGNSSRARAFPNGTLELLVTEPGDGGIFTCIAANAAGEATAAVELTVGPPPPPQLANSTSCDPPRDGDPDALTPPSAASASAKVADTVAPTERGVQVTEHGATAALVQWPDQRPVPGIRMYQIQYNSSADDILVYRMIPADSRSFLLTDLASGRTYDLCVLAVYEDSATGLTATRPVGCARFSTEPALRPCAAPHAPFLGGTMIIALGGVIVASVLVFIFVLLLRYKVHGGQPPGKGKAAAPVSSVCSQTNGALGPVPSAPAPEPPAPRAHTVVQLDCEPWGPSHEPAGP; this is encoded by the exons ATGGCCGTCCTCCCACTGCTCCTCTGCCTGCTACCGCTGGCCCCTGCCTCATCTCCACCCCAGCCAGCCACATCCAGCCCTTGTCCCCGCCGCTGCCGCTGCCAGACCCAGTCGCTGCCCCTAAGTGTGTTGTGCCCAGGGGCGGGCCTCCTGTTCGTGCCGCCCTCACTGGATCGCCGCGCGGCAGAGCTGCGCCTGGCAGACAACTTCATCGCAGCCGTGCGTCGCCGTGACTTGGCCAACATGACAGGCCTGCTGCATCTGAGCCTGTCTAGAAACACCATCCGCCACGTGGCGGCTGGCGCCTTCGCCGACCTGCGTGCCCTGCGTGCCCTGCATCTAGATGGCAATAGACTGACCTCGCTGGGCGAGGGTCAGCTGCGTGGCCTGGTCAACTTGCGCCACCTCATCTTGAGCAACAACCAGCTGGCAGCCCTGGCAGCTGGTGCCCTGGACGACTGTGCTGAGACCCTGGAGGACCTCGACCTCTCTTATAATAACCTTGAACAGCTGCCCTGGGAGGCTTTGGGCCGCCTGGGCAACGTGAACACGTTGGGCCTTGACCACAACCTGCTGGCTTCAGTGCCTGCTGGAGCCTTTTCCCGCCTGCACAAGCTGGCACGGCTGGACATGACCTCCAATCGCCTGACTACCATCCCACCTGACCCGCTCTTCTCCCGTTTGCCATTGCTTGCCCGGCCCCGAGGCTCACCAGCCTCTGCCCTGGTGCTGGCCTTTGGGGGAAACCCCCTTCATTGCAACTGTGAGCTGGTGTGGCTGCGACGTCTGGCTCGGGAGGATGACCTTGAGGCCTGCGCCTCGCCTCCTGCTCTAGGGGGCCGCTACTTCTGGGCTGTGGGTGAGGAGGAGTTCGTGTGTGAGCCACCAGTGGTGACCCACCGCTCGCCGCCCCTGGCAGTGCCTGCTGGTCGGCCAGCTGCCCTGCGATGTCGGGCGGTAGGGGACCCAGAACCACGAGTGCGTTGGGTGTCACCCCAGGGTCGACTACTGGGCAACTCCAGCCGAGCTCGTGCCTTTCCTAACGGGACTCTGGAGTTACTGGTCACTGAGCCAGGAGACGGTGGCATCTTCACTTGCATTGCAGCCAATGCCGCTGGTGAGGCCACTGCTGCTGTTGAACTGACCGTGGgtccccctccacctccccagctagCCAATAGCACCAGCTGTGACCCCCCGCGGGACGGGGATCCTGATGCCCTCACCCCGCCCTCTGCTGCCTCAGCTTCCGCCAAAGTGGCGGATACCGTGGCCCCTACGGAACGTGGCGTCCAAGTGACTGAGCACGGGGCCACGGCTGCCCTTGTCCAGTGGCCAGACCAGAGGCCCGTCCCAGGCATCCGCATGTACCAGATCCAATACAACAGCTCGGCAGACGACATCCTTGTCTACAG GATGATCCCGGCCGACAGTCGCTCATTCCTGTTGACCGACCTGGCATCAGGCCGCACCTATGATCTGTGTGTGCTTGCCGTCTATGAGGACAGTGCCACCGGGTTGACCGCCACACGGCCAGTGGGCTGCGCTCGGTTCTCCACAGAGCCGGCACTGCGACCGTGCGCTGCACCCCACGCACCCTTCCTGGGCGGCACCATGATCATCGCGCTGGGAGGCGTCATTGTGGCTTCAGTTCTGGTCTTCATCTTTGTGTTGCTTCTACGCTACAAGGTGCACGGTGGCCAGCCGCCCGGCAAGGGCAAGGCCGCAGCACCTGTCAGCAGTGTTTGCTCCCAGACCAACGGAGCCCTCGGCCCAGTGCCCAGTGCACCTGCCCCTGAGCCTCCTGCACCCAGGGCCCATACTGTGGTCCAACTGGACTGTGAGCCTTGGGGGCCCAGCCACGAACCTGCGGGACCCTAG